Proteins from a single region of Anastrepha ludens isolate Willacy chromosome 5, idAnaLude1.1, whole genome shotgun sequence:
- the LOC128864171 gene encoding mediator of RNA polymerase II transcription subunit 11, whose protein sequence is MAHNPLDKIHALDEIEAEIIMCLQSAGQALQELSKEKSSQKSAETQTQQFLKSLSNVESKLSEQINYLTQVSTGQPHEGSGYASAKVLQMAWHRIQHARYRVRELEESKAKYTHAARQQQQQRQQQHAQQLAQQQQQQQMAQQQLQQSQDNSVGAGVASGGGAQMGQQTPN, encoded by the exons ATGGCACATAATCCTTTGGACAAAATACACGCTCTCGACGAAATAGAAGCGGAAATTATAATGTGTCTTCAAAGCGCAG GCCAAGCACTTCAGGAACTGAGCAAAGAAAAATCTTCACAGAAAAGTGCAGAAACTCAAACTCAGCAATTTCTGAAATCTTTATCCAATGTGGAATCAAAGCTGAGTGAGCAAATCAATTACTTGACCCAAGTCTCCACTGGACAACCTCACGAAGGTTCCGGCTATGCCTCTGCGAAAGTTCTGCAAATGGCTTGGCATCGGATACAACATGCACGTTACAGAGTGCGTGAACTAGAAGAGTCCAAG GCAAAATACACACACGCTGCGcgtcaacaacagcaacagcgtcAGCAGCAGCATGCGCAGCAACTagcacagcaacaacagcagcagcaaatgGCTCAGCAACAATTGCAACAAAGTCAAGACAATTCCGTTGGTGCAGGAGTTGCCTCAGGCGGAGGAGCACAAATGGGACAACAGACTCCCAACTAA
- the LOC128864390 gene encoding la protein homolog: MADVADKPVEEVKNGSSEKAEEEAESKNQTVLAEESVEESKKVAAEEVVEEKEKGEGGDDEKDHNAHLTKKERGIIRQVEYYFSDANLRRDKFLLEQISKDEEGWVPLSVLLTFKRLSSLSTDPSEIIDALIKSEEGLLEISEDKQNLRRHPERPIPEHNEEQRKEIQSRTAYAKGFPLETTMSELIDFFAPYEKVLHITMRKYLDKPSKSYKFKGSVFVTFDKKEQAQDFIEKDKVAYNERELLRKWQEKYLEDKKEETKSKSKKGKAKPEEEKLKLPRGTVVYFENSTDAVTRELLREAVEKVEGGWEISYIDYSKGDKTGHIRFADENNGSQFLNKLNENKLKVKEDLELVLRTLSDEEEKTYLAKAVEQMKSRRSHHNKNKGGHGNRKRRGGYDNRNDGKKNKTEAE, encoded by the exons ATGGCTGATGTTGCAGATAAGCCCGTTGAAGAAGTGAAGAACGGTAGTTCAGAAAAGGCGGAAGAGGAGGCAGAAAGTAAAAATCAGACAGTATTGGCGgaagaaagtgttgaagaaagcAAGAAAGTTGCTGCAGAGGAGGTTgttgaagaaaaagaaaaaggagaAGGTGGTGATGATGAGAAAGATCATAACGcccatttaaccaaaaaagagCGGGGAATAATACGTCAGGTTGAATACTACTTCAGTGACGCTAATTTGCGCCGTGATAAGTTCCTACTGGAACAGATCTCCAAAGACGAAGAGGGCTGGGTACCACTTTCAGTCTTGTTAACATTCAAGCGTTTGTCGTCATTGTCCACAGATCCAAGTGAGATTATTGATGCTCTTATTAAATCTGAGGAAGGCTTACTCGAAATCAGCGAAGACAAACAAAACTTGAGACGCCATCCAGAGCGTCCCATACCGGAGCATAACGAAGAGCAACGCAAAGAAATACAGTCGCGTACTGCTTACGCCAAGGGCTTCCCGCTCGAAACTACCATGTCGGAGCTGATCGATTTCTTTGCTCCTTATGAAAAGGTGCTGCACATTACCATGCGCAAATACCTTGACAAGCCGAGCAAATCTTATAAATTCAAGGGTAgcgtttttgttacttttgataaAAAGGAGCAAGCACAGGACTTCATTGAAAAGGATAAG GTGGCTTACAATGAACGTGAACTTCTGCGAAAATGGCAAGAAAAGTATTTGGAAGACAAAAAAGAAGAGACAAAGTCTAAGTCAAAGAAGGGTAAAGCCAAGCCAGAAGaggaaaagctaaaattgccCAGGGGAACAGTTGTGTACTTTGAAAACAGCACAGATGCTGTGACTCGTGAATTACTGCGTGAAGCAGTAGAAAAAGTTGAAGGCGGTTGGGAAATTTCATATATTGATTATAGCAAAGGTGATAAAACGGGTCATATCCGTTTTGCAGATGAAAACAATGGATCACAGTTCCttaacaaattaaatgaaaataag ttaaaagtAAAAGAAGACTTGGAACTTGTATTGCGCACACTCTCAGATGAGGAGGAAAAGACGTACTTGGCTAAGGCTGTAGAACAAATGAAAAGCCGTCGAAGTCATCACAACAAGAACAAAGGTGGTCACGGAAATCGCAAGCGTCGCGGTGGTTACGATAACCGTAATGAcggaaagaaaaataagacaGAAGCTGAGTAA
- the LOC128864170 gene encoding FMR1-interacting protein NUFIP1, giving the protein MGTPQKILLPPPNFNNKMSAPVTMKPHFLTSSGMTLHARHQPPPMYGKRGATYPGKFLQTTANKYSSSVVPEPEMAVSQFCEACDMELQSVSDLRRHKAQHEKCPVDNCNYRGHPSVMDKHVATLHSSGLFDKFKKLSSPEEIAAWREERKQKYPTLENSLMRQRAREQREKRGERLENSKSRFGKYDDRKRAQNNSGCSDKNQRGKPNQHQNCKPRTGNEHNRRNNNKRRRKDQKNLEEKKQNVEIEKIKGTKKEKELTMEESRDENDSSYDGVFMFKGTRGLTNYQHFKPKKSKEKNVLTGLLGMYGSDEDSESDNEDEMLTESEEVSLDCPELKVETTRTEKSLDCTAELVESSNFPTLEMHLDKKQLNIEIKNCLITEPEKIIEASENSTFEVHSNTNHSENFEDAKSPNTDIDPIKRLNHSNESITLHTLNEGEEFVCSDDEAPEEVPIQRTTDLPMPTQTEKPIENTTNNASNRLPPGKRTKANQPSRIQKSKSGLDYRKIHLRKQNTLLEKLLAPDIRHERNVLLQCVRYVCENNFFGIGEKRED; this is encoded by the exons ATGGGAACACCACAGAAAATCCTATTGCCTCCgcctaattttaataataaaatgtcaGCTCCAGTTACAATGAAGCCTCATTTTCTCACATCTTCGGGTATGACTTTACATGCCCGTCATCAACCGCCGCCAATGTATGGAAAACGTGGCGCCACCTACCCAGGAAAATTCCTACAAACGACAGCTAATAAG TATTCCTCGTCAGTGGTGCCTGAACCAGAGATGGCAGTTTCCCAGTTCTGCGAAGCTTGTGATATGGAGTTGCAATCCGTAAGTGATCTGCGACGGCACAAAGCGCAACACGAAAAGTGTCCAGTAGACAATTGCAATTATCGTGGGCATCCATCAGTAATGGATAAACATGTGGCTACTCTTCACAGCTCCGGATTGTTTGATAAATTCAAAAAGCTTAGCTCGCCTGAAGAAATAGCGGCTTGGCGCGAAGAAAGAAAGCAAAA ATATCCTACATTGGAGAATTCGTTAATGCGACAACGAGCTAGAGAGCAACGTGAAAAGCGTGGTGAGCGCCTAGAAAATAGTAAAAGTAGATTTGGCAAATACGATGATCGGAAAAGAGCGCAGAATAATTCTGGATGCTCCGATAAAAACCAGAGGGGGAAACCAAATCAACACCAAAATTGTAAACCACGCACAGGCAATGAACATAACAGACGAAATAACAATAAGCGTCGCAGAAAAGATCAGAAAAACCTTGAGGAGAAAAAGCAGAAtgtagaaatagaaaaaattaaaggaacaaagaaagaaaaagaattaaCAATGGAAGAATCTAGGGACGAAAATGATAGTAGTTATGACGGCGTATTTATGTTTAAGGGAACAAGGGGACTGACAAATTATCAACATTTTAAGCCaaaaaagtcaaaggaaaaaAACGTGTTAACTGGTTTGCTGGGAATGTACGGTTCGGATGAAGATTCTGAATCAGACAACGAAGATGAAATGCTTACAGAAAGCGAAGAGGTTTCATTGGATTGCCCAGAGTTAAAAGTTGAAACTACCcgtacagaaaaaagtttggatTGTACAGCAGAGTTGGTGGAGTCTTCAAACTTTCCTACGTTAGAGATGCACCTTGATAAAAAACAgttaaatatagaaattaaaaattgtttaattaccGAACCAGAAAAAATCATCGAAGCTTCAGAAAATTCCACTTTCGAAGTGCATTCTAATACCAACCATTCAGAAAATTTCGAAGATGCAAAATCGCCCAATACCGACATCGATCCAATTAAACGCTTGAATCATTCAAATGAAAGTATAACTTTGCACACTTTAAATGAAGGTGAAGAATTTGTTTGCTCAGACGATGAAGCACCGGAAGAGGTTCCAATCCAACGTACAACAGATCTACCAATGCCTACCCAAACGGAGAAGCCCATCGAAAATACGACAAATAACGCAAGCAACAGATTACCACCTGGTAAACGTACAAAAGCAAATCAACCTTCTCGTATTCAGAAGTCAAAGTCTGGTCTGGACTATCGTAAAATCCATTTGCGTAAACAAAATACGTTGTTGGAAAAGTTACTCGCGCCTGACATACGCCATGAACGCAATGTGTTACTCCAATGTGTTCGTTACGTATGcgagaataatttttttggaattggtGAAAAAAGGGAAGActag